From Styela clava chromosome 6, kaStyClav1.hap1.2, whole genome shotgun sequence, one genomic window encodes:
- the LOC144424256 gene encoding uncharacterized protein LOC144424256 — protein MATVQCILMVLLAGGLQPAFCQCDNTSLVIKKANGEITSPNFPSNEYGKSASCLWEFQPPADGKNCNLSLTIIYQRLYFVEGLSGMKDCSGNYSLFINNDKQDCQRYIAIHNPKYVTLMFYDPGSFGAGSTNQSFSPAATI, from the exons ATGGCCACAGTGCAATGTATTTTGATGGTGTTATTGGCAG GAGGACTACAGCCAGCGTTCTGTCAATGCGATAATACTTCACTGGTCATAAAGAAAGCGAATGGCGAGATTACTTCTCCGAATTTTCCCTCAAACGAATACGGAAAATCAGCTTCATGCTTGTGGGAGTTCCAGCCTCCGGCAGATGGAAAGAATTGCAATCTCAGTCTAACGATTATTTATCAACGACTCTATTTTGTTGAAGGACTATCTGGAATGAAAGATTGTTCGGGGAATTATTCTCTTTTCATAAACAATG ATAAACAAGACTGCCAAAGATACATCGCTATCCATAATCCGAAATACGTTACATTGATGTTCTATGATCCTGGCTCATTTGGGGCTGGATCCACTAATCAATCATTCTCCCCGGCC GCAACAATATAG